A genomic region of Eriocheir sinensis breed Jianghai 21 chromosome 42, ASM2467909v1, whole genome shotgun sequence contains the following coding sequences:
- the LOC127010226 gene encoding exportin-T-like: MEPQMLQGLWAPDNQQQHSRALEYLQRLRESADGWQICAATLTNGGISLDEKIKFVSLQVMEHYARTRYIAALQDEQALLRQHLSQWMTALCMAPEPEKVFIQNKTAQLMALVFVVDYPERWPTFMADVLSTLRTGPNAVDLYLRLLLAIDTEVVDREIIHSQAESDRNNCIKDTMREHCVLDLTNSWYDILVKYERTHPSLVCQCHDVIGAYICWIDISLIANDRYVCKLVDHLKEPLLREASADCIHEIITKGMDPLAKTQLDYYHCLFIYLFIFSQDDDSDFLVKLARLINGIGVQLILAWQKLNKKEVEKKKMIRLAVENKVTLLLTFMASDYDDISAAVFDFARDYIQLIKQSGMLSEVERGHLENMLYVVITKTKYDESYNFEQAGEDEAIFDDYRKRLKVVFDNLAALIPELVLKVTKEYVVTTLNRWQASAYEDVEAAVCLLYNLGEALPASHGNHFSGPTQGSDPASLQVSQVKTSTMQEMMRLLVSSGVSAHTHPAVCLQFFECVARYEKFFACEPQFIPGILTAFLDARGMRNPNPRVRSRTSYLFSRIVRCLKSHIVAYTEQVLTELAPLLALAPPHPGTGGGGGGGGSTLIINTNNTTNGGCGGGGGGLLTADDQLYVFEAAAMLVVAGNSGPHEKEILMRNILTPIFSEVTRLAESLAQERDPIMQVAIAKSICHATAVTARTSKAFSNQNTIQACGCVQLYLHALQLFINCLNVGVEREVVGSGVRQLMHRLVVCLDGASLLPLLPPASQALLHTPSTNALTEYLPLINQAITKFQKDIGPFLQTVFVPLVSAIFAALSEPLEENEEEEKRTRRLLQRGYYLFLTTIVSNNLLDTLAALDSTTLHQVLMSVVQGAVEFPDPVAQKNCFVILRWLTEAWGEKDLGPPGFVEFLYTQVVPACFLAPLKTTFDLNDAQTILALHESATCLQSVYKRRGEELLSYLRSEYFPKMELSPEMTGQYCHALTSDAKFFRNFSKTFFQRAKL; encoded by the exons GTCTTCATCCAGAACAAGACGGCCCAGCTAATGGCCCTGGTGTTTGTGGTGGACTACCCCGAGCGCTGGCCAACGTTCATGGCTGACGTGCTCTCGACATTGCGTACTGGACCCAACGCTGTCGACTTGTACCTCAGACTGCTCCTGGCCATTGACACAGAg GTGGTGGACCGTGAGATCATCCACTCCCAGGCGGAGAGTGATCGGAACAACTGTATTAAGGACACCATGCGAGAACACTGTGTCCTCGACCTGACCAACAGCTGGTACGACATCCTG GTCAAGTACGAGAGGACCCATCCCAGCTTGGTGTGCCAGTGCCATGATGTCATCGGTGCCTACATATGCTGGATCGACATCTCCCTCATAGCCaacgacaggt atgtATGCAAGCTTGTGGACCACCTTAAGGAACCGCTGTTACGCGAGGCATCAGCTGACTGCATCCACGAGATCATTACCAAGGGCATGGATCCGCTCGCCAAGACCCAGCTCGAT tattatcattgtttatttatttatttatttattttctctcaggACGATGACTCGGACTTCCTCGTCAAATTGGCTCGGCTCATCAATGGGATCGGAGTCCAGCTGATCTTGGCCTGGcagaa gctgaacaagaaggaggtggagaagaagaagatgatccGCCTGGCCGTGGAGAACAAGGTCACCCTCCTCCTGACCTTCATGGCCAGCGATTACGATGACATCTCCGCAGCTGTCTTTGATTTTGCCCGAGACTACATccag CTGATCAAGCAGAGTGGCATGCTCAGCGAGGTGGAGCGCGGCCACCTGGAGAACATGCTGTACGTGGTCATCACCAAAACCAAGTACGACGAGTCCTACAACTTTGAGCAGGCCGGTGAGGACGAGGCCATCTTTGACGACTACAGGAAGAGGCTCAAGGTGGTGTTCGATAACCTGGCCGCCCTGATCCCGGAGCTGGtcctcaag gTGACCAAGGAGTACGTGGTGACCACCCTGAACCGCTGGCAGGCCTCAGCGTATGAGGATGTGGAGGCCGCCGTGTGTCTGCTGTACAACCTTGGCGAGGCACTGCCGGCCTCACACGGCAACCACTTCTCAGGGCCCACGCAAGGCTCTGACCCAGCCTCCCTGCAGGTGTCACAG GTGAAGACGTCCACCATGCAGGAGATGATGCGGCTGCTGGTCTCGTCCGGGGTCTCGGCACACACCCACCCAGCGGTCTGCCTGCAGTTCTTTGAGTGTGTGGCGCGCTATGAAAAGTTCTTTGCCTGCGAGCCACAGTTCATACCAGGCATACTCACGGCATTCCTCGACGCCAGGGGCATGAGGAACCCCAATcccagg GTACGCAGCCGGACCAGTTACCTTTTCTCGCGCATCGTCCGCTGCCTCAAGAGTCACATCGTGGCCTACACTGAGCAAGTCCTGACTGAGCTGGCACCCCTCCTGGCCCTGGCACCCCCTCACCCTG GTACGGGCGGaggtggcggcggaggcggaaGCACCCTaatcatcaacaccaacaacactacaAATGGTGGCTGtggcggtggcggaggcggcTTGCTCACGGCGGATGACCAGCTCTATGTTTTCGAGGCGGCGGCCATGTTGGTAGTGGCGGGCAACTCTGGGCCTCATGAGAAGGAGATCTTGATGAGGAATATTCTGACGCCAATCTTCTCGGAGGTCACAAGGCTGGCAGAAAGTCTGGCCCAGGAGCGTGACCCCATTATGCAG GTCGCTATCGCCAAGAGCATCTGCCACGCCACGGCTGTCACGGCGCGCACCTCCAAGGCTTTCTCCAACcagaacaccatccaggcctGTGGGTGTGTGCAGCTGTATCTTCACGCCCTGCAGCTATTCATAAACTGCCTCAAT GTCGGCGTGGAGCGAGAGGTCGTCGGGTCAGGGGTGCGTCAGCTAATGCATCGCCTAGTGGTGTGTCTCGATGGTGCCAGTCTGCTGCCTCTCCTGCCGCCAGCGTCTCAGGCACTGCTCCACACGCCCTCCACCAATGCCCTCACGGAATACCTACCGCTCATCAACCAGGCCATTACCAAGTTCCAG AAGGACATCGGGCCGTTCCTGCAGACAGTGTTCGTGCCCCTGGTGTCGGCCATCTTCGCGGCCCTCTCGGAGCCtctggaggagaatgaggaggaagagaagaggacccGGCGCCTCCTGCAGCGTGGGTACTAcctcttcctcaccaccatcGTGTCCAACAACCTTCTGGACACCCTGGCGGCACTAGACTCAACCACGCTGCAtcag GTGTTGATGTCTGTGGTGCAAGGTGCGGTGGAGTTTCCCGACCCCGTGGCGCAGAAGAACTGTTTTGTCATCCTGCGTTGGCTGACCGAGGCTTGGGGTGAGAAGGACCTGGGACCGCCCGGCTTCGTGGAGTTCCTATACACACAG GTCGTTCCAGCGTGCTTCCTGGCGCCTCTGAAGACGACCTTTGACCTCAACGATGCGCAGACCATCCTGGCGCTGCACGAGTCCGCCACGTGTCTCCAGTCCGTGTACAAGCGTCGGGGGGAAGAGCTACTCTCATACCTCCGATCCGAGTACTTCCCGAAGATGGAACTGTCGCCAGAGATGACCGGACAGTACTGCCATGCGCTGACCTCCGACGCAAAGTTCTTCAGGAATTTTAGCAAGACCTTCTTTCAGCGGGCGAAGTTGTGA